From the Anolis sagrei isolate rAnoSag1 chromosome 12, rAnoSag1.mat, whole genome shotgun sequence genome, one window contains:
- the LOC132764395 gene encoding phospholipase A and acyltransferase 3-like isoform X3 → MAKCIHGPGFCGADLKPGDLIEVFRFGYQHWAIYVGNGYVVHLAPPSEYAGAGCASLMSTLTDKAWVKKELLRDVVGNNQYRVNNKHDGKYDPLPANKIVQRAEERVGQELEYKVTSENCEHFVNELRYGVARSDQVRDALVGVGVAGLGFAALGLLGVAMAKKKKNQQNQ, encoded by the exons GCGGATCTTAAGCCTGGAGACTTGATTGAGGTTTTCCGCTTCGGGTACCAGCACTGGGCCATCTACGTGGGAAACGGCTATGTGGTTCATTTGGCCCCGCCAA GTGAATATGCTGGAGCGGGTTGTGCCAGCCTGATGTCCACCCTCACTGATAAGGCCTGGGTGAAGAAGGAGCTGCTGCGGGATGTGGTTGGGAACAACCAATACCGGGTCAACAACAAGCACGACGGCAAGTACGACCCGCTGCCGGCCAACAAGATCGTCCAGAGGGCCGAGGAGAGGGTCGGCCAGGAGCTCGAGTACAAAGTCACCAGCGAAAACTGCGAGCACTTTGTCAACGAGCTGCGCTACGGGGTGGCCAGGAGTGACCAA GTCCGGGATGCCCTGGTAGGAGTTGGTGTCGCAGGTCTAGGGTTTGCTGCCCTGGGACTCCTTGGTGTAGCCAtggcgaagaagaagaagaaccaacAGAACCAATAA